tatttgagtgagttgaaatgtttctagctttgagatcattcatttttttttaaaaaaagctttttcttttaatgatagAGGCCCTTAATTATGCAGGAgagaaaacatatagatgatcattgaagtgtatatttatagaactcaatttcttaatcatagtgtcacagcaatgtatacatgaaacacaataaatctttttaatatcaaaataaaattatatatttagaaacatttgttcgcaatcaagatcattgaaagacacatcatttagccAATTTTAGTATACTTATAAGATAcctaatgatatgtttcggatgcatatcaaggcaatcaaccaaggcatcaaaattaagtttaagcttttatacaaaatcagattctgaacttcataaagattttcaaggaggctttcaaaattataatttgagaaatgtatcttccacattgtagctcatcttaaatcattacgattgaaaatacatattttcaaacacattagagcacattcagaatctttgtatttaatattgagttttggtgcaaattagaacattatgtaccaaagttaggcaagttgaaagataaatcaaaatcaattcattttgcctaaatagagatatccttctcttctcttttttgcaaatttattcaactttcagatttcaaagatgatcgtgaacgacaaatctgaatttttttttaataatatttagaaattttttttatttagtatttcaaacatttgaCTATTGAAACTGATTTAATAAGCAATTTTTGATATGAATCCAAAAAATATCATTGATGAGTATGAAATGCaagtaaaaataattttttttattatgctttggaacacaagttattttgaaaacaaaggtgaagcaaagacttgtgtGCAAAGTTAAAATACATTCCAAATTGTTGTTGATaaaatatgttttaatcaaattatccaagcatggagcattacaaaatattgagaacccataattcaaaacatcatgccacatgcaaaacatattatgtattaagtcataacaacatgtattaaaatattaagagcaagcatatcaaggatcaaaatcaattcttttcaaataacttcccttatttaaatataatcttgcactgattttatccttaaagtgtgttttcaagtgattgaaacttcatttgatttttcacaagCTTCTTGTATACTTTTACAATCATATGCATTAAAACATAGTTTATCTAGATGTGAATAtataatttcattaaatttatcTTCACTTAAGGAATCATCTTGGTACCAGTCGGATATATAATTTTAGTGTTAATTGATCCAATTATGATCTTTTTAGTTTGAGCGTGATGTATTATGAAATAATGTCTTATTTTTATGTAATTAAATATAGAGAGCAAAATTTGATTCTTCATTAAATTTTTTGATATTAGAATCATTACATCTTATGAGAATCTTGTTTGATGTCAAAGCTCTTaagtatttcattaatttataatcttagattttattttcttaacagattttttttatatatttttttgaatcttttgatatcaattaaatgtgatacttgaattagtttgatatctttgcatataagcacaaaatgagcatataatTTGTCCTACAAGTTGTATGATATAATGATAACAATAGAATTACCTTGCTCATCATTTTTAAACTCTATAaaatggggtcatagacatacctttcttcatgccaaacttctataagaatattcttgtgaacttactttggccaataaagatcccctttcttgtttgtcttagtttggagttcgagagaaaatgttagtTCATCTATTTTACTCATTTCGAACTCACCCTGCATGAGCTTAATAGAAACTTCATATAaagcttcattagtagcaccacaaaTAATGTCATCAATATATGCCAGAGCAATTACGATAtcaaaatttttgatacatagttttatcaATATTTCTTTCTATCAAAAGGTTACTTAAACtttcatatcatgctcttgGTGCTTATTCTAAATTAAATAGTGCTTTATCATGTTTGTAATGAACAGGGTCTGCTGAACCGGCCTGTACCAGTCGGTTCTGGGGTATAAAATAGTTCCGATCCAATATGGGTCGGAACCGTTCGGTTCGATGctcgaaccggtgcgaaccgagccggttcgcaccggtatatGCTCGAACCGGTGAGAACCGTTCGGTTCGCACTGGTATGAGCTTGAatcggtgcgaaccgagccggttcgcaccggtatatGCTTGAAAGAAGTGCCACTCAAAGTGCCACAGCGCTGGCCAGAGGCACTTTGAGTGCCAGCGCTGTGGCACTTTGAAAGTGCCAAAGTGCCACAGCGCTGGCCAGAGGCACTTTGAAAGTGCCACAGTGAGCGGCACTTCGATCGAAAGTGCCGCTTTGTGCGGCACTTCGATCGGAAGTGCCGGTGCGGCACTTCGATCGAAAGTGCCAGTGCGGCACTTCGAAAGTGCCGCGCTGTGGCTCACAGTGGCACTTTTAAAAGTGCCACAGTGCCTCAACGGTTGGCTATAAAAGCCGACCGAATGCTGAAGCCAAATCCATCAGCTTAGGTGAAGGAAAGgtagagagaaaggaggaggaaaagaagagaaaggcaaAGATAAAGGcgtgaaaaaaatttagaaaggtCGGAGAGCGTcgtttttcttgaagaaaaatccagcaaaaactaaataaggtaaaatttctttcccctacattgtttttttaatatttcatttaaattgcttaaaaaaattaagtcaaaaattgccaaaaaataggaaatgattcaatgattccatttcgtcttgaattttttatatgttgtCGATATATGGACGATGTTAATGGTGACATTAACTTTTATTTTTAcagaatttatataatttaaaatttaattaaaaaatttaaacattaatttttaattacaaaaaaatagaaattgaaaaaaattaatatggTTGTAGGAATGGAGCCATCAAGGAGAGGGCAACCCCAAGAGCGTAATATTAGCTGGGAGCATGGGAAGATGCTCGGTGAACGGCATCAGTTTTAGTGCAATtattgccacaagtgcttcaaaggaGGAGTAACCAGATTAAAGCAGCACTTAGCCGGTAATTCTCGTGAGATATCTGCATGCTCGGAGTGCCCACCGAGCATCCATCAGCTGATGAGGAAAAAACTCGCTGAGATCAAAGCAGCCAAGGAGAGGGCTGCCAAGCAGAAAGCGGAGGTGGAACACCAAGCTGCAGAAGCACCTTCCTATCACTTGATGGAGTCATAGGAGGTCGAGGGTCCAGATGAGGAGGCACAGATCCAGGCTGCCATGCGGGCGAGTCTGGATGATCGGTGGCAACAGGAGGTGGCGAGGCATCGGGCTCGATTTGGGTCCTCGTTTTTCGAGTCGGGCGTCGGTTCTGGTGGAAGCAGATGAGATCCAGAGTTtcaaaggacaatctcagtcaGGGAGGGCGAGGGCAGAGGACGTAGTCGGATTGCATCTATTCTGGGTGGTTTTGGTGGCCGAAAGAAGTCTTCCGGAGGGATTCCACCAGGTGCGTCAATCcatgatgtagatccgcatGCCTTCCCCAGGAGAGATTCGAAGCAGCAAAGGGTAGACACAatgtggaagaaggagaagaaggatatgtggcgagctattggatcctggttccacttcagccacattCCAGCGAATGCtgcagacaatacatactacaaGTCTGCCATTTCTGCCATACAGTCTGCCGGTTTCGGTGTCGATCCTCCAGGCCCGAGGGATatctacggtgagcttcttgacaacaataaggagctAGAGAATTGGATTGGCTCATataagagcaagtggcccatatATGGGCTCACtctgatgtgtgatggttggacccatggaatgccgtaccggcccgtaccggccggtacgggccggtacgtaccggtccggccgtggaccggtaccggaacggataaaaaccggtatttccggttttttatccgaaccggccggtacgggtgcgtaccggccgTTCGGGCCGtacggccggttcggagcccgtaccgcctcgtaccggtgcgaaccggccggttcgcaccggtacgatttttttttttttagaaccacagcgccgcgcgctgtggttttgaaccaccgcgtaccggccggtacggaccggtaccagccggtacgtaccggaccggaccggtaccgtaccggtccggccggccaccggtacgccgaccggtaccggtacggcggaccttggttggaccggtccgacAAAGCGGGCcatcatcaactttctgacatactGTGATACGAAGATCTTCTTTCACAAGTCAGTTGATGCTTCGGATAAGGTGCACAACGCCTCATACATCCTCAGACTTATGGATGAGGTGATTGATCAGATTGGAGAGGAGAATATCgtgcaggtcgtcactgataacgggccgcaatataagttggccgggcaggtcttgatggagcggcgaccacaaattttctggaccccatgtgctgcacattgcaTCGACCTCATCCTGATGGACATtggaaagatccgtagggtgcaacaTACGGTGGAGATAGCCTAACGCATCACCAGGTATATTTATAGCCATACTTGGGTTCTTTCATTAATGAGAAAGTATGTAAGGGGAGAAATTCTTAGAccaggagtcacacggtttgctacgaattacattgcacttgatagccttaTCGAGAAGAAAGGAGCCCTACTTTAGATGTTTGTCAGTTCCGAGTGGTAGGAAAGTAGATATGCCCAGGCCCGCACTGAAGGAAGCAGAATGTAAAACTTGGTAAACATGCAGTCATTCTAGCAGCGGGCCAATGCGatagtcaaggctatcaaaccattatatcaAGTGCTGCGGGTCGTGGATAGCGAGAGGTACCCCCAGATGGGctttttgtatcacatgatggagaaGGCAAAGGCTCAGATCATGGAGGCAGATGTAGCCCATGCCCAGgagtacatcgacatcattgagcATCGGTGGGGAGCCCAAATGGGTAGGGAattgcatctagcaggtaagcgataatattgataattatactgattgatatatttgtataattatactaagatggtgtcatctatgtgcagcatactatcTGAATCTCCGGTTTCAGTACGAGAgtggaattggtatggatgatgaacttcttcatgctctgcgtaatgttatttataagatggagcctgatccagaagTCGCCGCGTCATGTATAGAAGAGGTAACTATGATTTAATAACATATGTAAATATATCGGATCTTATATTATTGACATACTACAACAAGCTTCTTTCCAcagaccaaattatttagagagggcagccATAGCTTTGGACAGCGACCAGCTGTCGTGAGCAAGACAACTATGAATCTATGTACAATACAAATCTGCAAGACACCTCTGCATCTGAATTATCTTCAAATATGAGGCCATCATATATGTAAAATGTAattatcttcaatatttttgcagctgaatggtggattcattttggcggatccgcaaaaaatcttaagcggatagctatccagatcctctcccaaacggtctcctcgagtggctgtgagcgcaactggtccaccttcggccttatccacagcaaacagagggaccgtttgacacaaaagcgcctcaacgacctagtttatgtgcactacaatctgcggttgaggctaaaatgcattcagaaggaagtggagctcaagtatgcaGATCCCATCTATAGGACTTTtaccgatgatgatgataatcctATGCTCGACTGGCTTGCGGCCCAGCAGCACGAGCCCGAGCTTGATGAGTCAGGAT
This Phoenix dactylifera cultivar Barhee BC4 unplaced genomic scaffold, palm_55x_up_171113_PBpolish2nd_filt_p 001998F, whole genome shotgun sequence DNA region includes the following protein-coding sequences:
- the LOC120109296 gene encoding uncharacterized protein LOC120109296, with translation MGFLYHMMEKAKAQIMEADVAHAQEYIDIIEHRWGAQMGRELHLAAYYLNLRFQYESGIGMDDELLHALRNVIYKMEPDPEVAASCIEETKLFREGSHSFGQRPAVVSKTTMNLCTIQICKTPLHLNYLQI